A region of the Carya illinoinensis cultivar Pawnee chromosome 16, C.illinoinensisPawnee_v1, whole genome shotgun sequence genome:
GTAGGGCTttgtgggtggtggtggtggaggggACTTGTAAACGTAGGGAGGGTGGTAGGGcttggtgggtggtggtggtggaggggACTTGTAAACGTAGGGTGGATGGTAGGGTGGGTGGTGGGGCTTCTTCGGTGGCGGTGGAGGAGGAGACTTGTACACGTATGGTGGGTGGTAAGGCTTCTTCGGTGGGGGTGGTGGAGGAGACTTGTACACGTATGGTGGGTGGTAAGGCTTCTTCGGTGGGGGTGGTGGAGGAGACTTGTACACGTATGGTGGGTGGTGTGGCTTCTTTGGCGGCGGTGGTGGAGGAGACTTGTACACATAGGGTGGATGGTGGGGCGGCTTCTTGTGGGGTGGGGGTGGTGGAGGAGACTTGTACACGTATGGTGGATGGTGTGGCTTCTTTGGCGGCGGTGGAGGAGGAGACTTGTACACATAGGGTGGATGGTGGGGCGGCTTATTGTggtgtggtggtggtggaggagacTTGTACACGTAAGGTGGATGGTGTGGCTTCTTTGGCGGTGGTGGAGGAGGAGACTTGTACACATAAGGTGGATGGTGGGGCGGCTTCTTGTGGGGTGGTGGATGGTGCGGCAccttggggggtggtggtggtggagactTGTAGACATAAGGTGGATGGTATGGTTTCACCGGAGGTGGTGGAGGAGGAGACTTGTACACGTAGGGTGGATGGTGGGGCGGCTTCTTGTGGGGTGGTGGATGGTGCGGCAccttggggggtggtggtggtggagactTGTACACATAAGGTGGATGGTATGGTTTCACCGGAGGTGGTGGAGGAGGAGACTTGTACACGTAGGGTGGATGGTGGGGAGGCTTCTTGTGGGGTGGTGGATGGTGCGGCAccttggggggtggtggtggtggagactTGTACACATAAGGTGGATGGTATGGTTTCACcggaggtggaggaggaggagacttGTACACATATGGTGGATGGTATGGTTTCACcggaggtggaggaggaggagacttGTACACATAAGGTGGATGGTATGGTTTCaccggaggaggaggaggaggagacttGTACACATAATGCTCCtttggaggtggaggtggaggagaTGAGTATGGGTAGTTTGCAGAGGTTTCAGACGGCAAGCTGAGAGAGACTAACGCTACAAAGAGAGTGAGAATGAGAGAGGTCACTCTAGACCCCATTTTTCCCATCTTCACTGCGAATGGGGTTTCGATTCTGCTTCTAAGCAACTCATTCAGTCGCTTTATATAGCTTTTTTCCTTACCAATGGAcagtaatttcttttccttggaaAATTACCTCATAAATAGAATTaatctttctaggaaaacaacAGAACAAGTCAGTCTGTCTAACATTGCTCCGGACTACGTTATAGTACTAGAATGTTAtgattgatatataaaattattatcagTTGTGAAAACGTCAATTATGATCACCAGGAGCACTGTAATAATTTGGACCACCAACAGCATTTATTTAAGCAAACCATTATTAATGTTTCGACAATTTTCCCTAAGTGTTTACAACTATGAAAAATTATTCACCACCTTAATTATGTTCTTGGCTATGTATCATACCCATCGCAATTCATTTCGCAGCAATgctattttttctataaaaaaaaaaaaaaattgaattaatgtCGAGAATGGTTCCACAAACTTTTAACGAGCCAATTATTAGGAGGGGACTTTATcttattttgagttttgttagattcgttaaaataattattttttattaaaaagtaatacaattaattataataataaaataaataaaaatacgtTAAAGTTACTAACATAAAGTActtttaatatcttttaaaagttaaaaaataaacttaaacttttgtgttttatatatatatatatatataaaataaagtgaGTTGTCATAAAAGGGCAAAAGAACAGTCAATTGGCACTAAAATAACAATTTCACCTCTGAGcaagacagagacagagacagagagagagagagagagagagaagtaaaaggaaacaaaatacaGCACAGGCGGCTCACGTTCCAAAGAATTGTCGTTGATGTTTGGAGCAATGTACTGGATGTGGGCTCTCGGGTAGATTATTGCTCCATGGA
Encoded here:
- the LOC122299053 gene encoding extensin-1-like isoform X2 encodes the protein MGKMGSRVTSLILTLFVALVSLSLPSETSANYPYSSPPPPPPKEHYVYKSPPPPPPVKPYHPPYVYKSPPPPPPVKPYHPPYVYKSPPPPPPKVPHHPPPHKKPPHHPPYVYKSPPPPPPVKPYHPPYVYKSPPPPPPKVPHHPPPHKKPPHHPPYVYKSPPPPPPVKPYHPPYVYKSPPPPPPKVPHHPPPHKKPPHHPPYVYKSPPPPPPKKPHHPPYVYKSPPPPPHHNKPPHHPPYVYKSPPPPPPKKPHHPPYVYKSPPPPPPHKKPPHHPPYVYKSPPPPPPKKPHHPPYVYKSPPPPPPKKPYHPPYVYKSPPPPPPKKPYHPPYVYKSPPPPPPKKPHHPPYHPPYVYKSPPPPPPTKPYHPPYVYKSPPPPPPTKPYHPPYVYKSPPPPPPTKPYHPPYVYKSPPPPPPTKPYHPPYVYKSPPPPPPTKPYHPPYVYKSPPPPPPTKPYHPPYVYKSPPPPPPTKPYHPPYVYKSPPPPPPTKPYHPPYHPPYVYKSPPPPPPPTKPYHPPYVYKSPPPPPPTKPYHPPYVYKSPPPPPPTKPYHPPYVYKSPPPPPPTKPYHPPYVYKSPPPPPKEPHHPPYVYKSPPPPPPVHKPPTHPYIYASPPPPHYY
- the LOC122299053 gene encoding extensin-1-like isoform X1, with the translated sequence MGKMGSRVTSLILTLFVALVSLSLPSETSANYPYSSPPPPPPKEHYVYKSPPPPPPVKPYHPPYVYKSPPPPPPVKPYHPPYVYKSPPPPPPVKPYHPPYVYKSPPPPPPKVPHHPPPHKKPPHHPPYVYKSPPPPPPVKPYHPPYVYKSPPPPPPKVPHHPPPHKKPPHHPPYVYKSPPPPPPVKPYHPPYVYKSPPPPPPKVPHHPPPHKKPPHHPPYVYKSPPPPPPKKPHHPPYVYKSPPPPPHHNKPPHHPPYVYKSPPPPPPKKPHHPPYVYKSPPPPPPHKKPPHHPPYVYKSPPPPPPKKPHHPPYVYKSPPPPPPKKPYHPPYVYKSPPPPPPKKPYHPPYVYKSPPPPPPKKPHHPPYHPPYVYKSPPPPPPTKPYHPPYVYKSPPPPPPTKPYHPPYVYKSPPPPPPTKPYHPPYVYKSPPPPPPTKPYHPPYVYKSPPPPPPTKPYHPPYVYKSPPPPPPTKPYHPPYVYKSPPPPPPTKPYHPPYVYKSPPPPPPTKPYHPPYHPPYVYKSPPPPPPPTKPYHPPYVYKSPPPPPPTKPYHPPYVYKSPPPPPPTKPYHPPYVYKSPPPPPPTKPYHPPYVYKSPPPPPKEPHHPPYVYKSPPPPPPVHKPPTHPYIYASPPPPHYY